A segment of the Capnocytophaga sp. ARDL2 genome:
CTTGGGAAATTTTCTGAACTTCCAAAGCTTTTTTGTAAGGTTCAGCGTAACGCTGTCCATTTTCTTCTGCTTTTAATGAAAGTTGAGCCAAATTTCTTTCGTTTGCTTCTTCAGCCTTTTTATTGGCTGTTTCAAACTTGATATTCATCAATCCAAAAGCTGACAAAACCTCTTTTGACATATTGAGTGCCATCATTGCAATGAACACCAAATACATCAGGTTGATCATCTTTTGTCTTGGGGTTTGTTTTCCTCCTGCCATGTTCTAATTAGTGGTTTAAATGGTTAATTACTAATTAGCTGTTTTTTCCCATAGCAGATAACATTCCACCATAAACAGCATTTAATGTAGATAGGTTTGAAGTCAAAGACATCATTTGTTCTTTCAACTTCAAGTTGTTTTCAGCTACCTCTTTGTTGATATCTGCGTTTTTAGTAGCACTTTCTAATTGTGTTTTGTACATTGAGTTCAACTCTTCCAACTGTGTAGCTGCTTTTGTCATTTCCTCAGCATATTTGTTTGATGAAGCTACTACGTCAACTGTAGGAGCAATTCCTTTAGCTGCTGCTTCAAAGTTTTGGATAGACTTACGCAATCCTTCCATCAATTGTCCGTCGATTTTTGCATCTTTCAATATTTGATCCAATTTTTCAGACAACAATGATTTTTCCATTGCTGGTGCTTGTACTGCTACTGCTCCTCCTTGTCCGAAAGATACTGATGCTGGAGCTACTGAAGAACCTCCGCTTACTTGTACTGGAGTTCCTG
Coding sequences within it:
- the gldL gene encoding gliding motility protein GldL; translation: MAIPKRVMNFCYGMGAAVVILGALFKITHREFGPLNGNNMLTIGLIVEALIFAISAFEPVDEEFDWSKVYPELKGGEPRNNQAVAGGGFGGVQVTGTPVQVSGGSSVAPASVSFGQGGAVAVQAPAMEKSLLSEKLDQILKDAKIDGQLMEGLRKSIQNFEAAAKGIAPTVDVVASSNKYAEEMTKAATQLEELNSMYKTQLESATKNADINKEVAENNLKLKEQMMSLTSNLSTLNAVYGGMLSAMGKNS